Proteins encoded in a region of the Benincasa hispida cultivar B227 chromosome 2, ASM972705v1, whole genome shotgun sequence genome:
- the LOC120072316 gene encoding serine/threonine-protein kinase WNK1-like isoform X3, translating to MSMKGLKLLGIRFRLKHRRVNIRAVKRWCRQILRGLHYLHSQDPPVIHRDLKCDNIFVNGNQGEIKIGDLGLAAILRKSHADHCVGTPEFMAPEVYEEAYNELVDIYSFGMCVLEMVTFEYPYSECSHPVQIYKKVISGKKPAALYKVKDPSMRQFVEKCLAPVSCRLSARELLSDPFLQVDDGESKSKISNSRGELDDFASTIAHPFLEQEKRFSSISYSFETSDEWRCHTVQKEADGIELFEDDDNDILENLDNSIKGKIREDGSIVLRLRIADKEGRIRNIYFPFDTKNDTALTVATEMIAELDITDQDVIKIAEKIDGEIASLVPDWKPGPGIDETPRISYDGGSRSYNDSNQPSDNSLIENKGNGAKLYQILNCSIDGRALVQGHFEQGQFSLKADQPTQSVVESRPKVSSQHNQSNSALHENQALSSHSFRQRHSGENYKKTDQSVTVGYSKEKVPDTKATVIDRTSLRSLLGSRSLSTVPSYCEDKFASQIHWEIRWLWN from the exons GTTTAGGCTAAAGCATAGGAGAGTTAACATTAGAGCAGTGAAGCGATGGTGTAGACAAATTTTGAGGGGTCTTCACTATCTCCATAGCCAAGACCCTCCTGTCATCCACAGAGATCTCAAGTGTGACAACATTTTTGTTAATGGTAACCAAGGAGAAATTAAAATTGGAGACCTTGGCCTTGCTGCTATCCTCCGGAAATCACATGCTGATCATTGTGTTG GGACACCAGAGTTCATGGCTCCTGAAGTATATGAAGAGGCATATAATGAATTGGTAGACATTTATTCTTTTGGGATGTGTGTTTTGGAGATGGTTACGTTTGAATATCCATATAGTGAATGTAGTCATCCTGTTCAAATCTATAAGAAAGTAATTTCT GGGAAAAAACCAGCTGCCTTGTATAAAGTGAAGGATCCAAGCATGCGGCAATTCGTTGAGAAATGCTTGGCACCAGTCTCTTGTAGACTTTCAGCAAGGGAGCTTTTGAGTGACCCTTTTCTCCAAGTTGATGATGGTGAAAGCAAGTCGAAAATCTCAAATTCTCGAGGAGAACTGGACGATTTTGCTTCCACTATAGCTCACCCTTTCCTTGAACAAGAAAAAAGATTTAGCTCAATTAGTTACAGTTTTGAGACCTCAGATGAATGGAGGTGCCATACAGTTCAGAAGGAAGCCGATGGGATTGAACTTTTTGAGGACGATGATAATGACATATTGGAAAATCTTGATAACAGTATTAAGGGGAAGATCAGAGAAGATGGCAGTATCGTCTTAAGACTTAGGATTGCAGATAAAGAAG GACGTATTCGGAACATATATTTCCCATTTGACACCAAGAATGATACGGCATTAACAGTAGCCACCGAAATGATAGCAGAACTTGATATTACTGACCAAGATGTGATCAAGATAGCTGAAAAAATTGATGGGGAAATTGCTTCCTTGGTACCTGACTGGAAGCCAGGGCCTGGCATAGATGAAACACCTCGTATCTCTTATGACGGTGGCTCTCGAAGCTACAACGATTCTAATCAACCATCTGATAATTCTTTGATAGAGAATAAGGGAAATGGAGCCAAACTCTATCAGATTTTAAACTGCAGCATAGATGGACGTGCTTTAGTGCAAGGACACTTCGAGCAAGGGCAGTTCTCCCTCAAAGCAGATCAGCCTACACAGTCTGTGGTAGAGAGCAGACCAAAAGTGTCAAGCCAACACAATCAGTCAAACTCTGCCCTCCATGAAAACCAAGCTCTTAGTTCTCATAGTTTTAGACAAAGACATTCTGGTGAAAATTACAAGAAAACTGACCAATCAGTCACTGTTGGGTATAGCAAAGAAAAAGTACCAGATACCAAAGCTACTGTCATTGATAGAACTTCACTAAGAAGTTTATTGGGTTCCCGATCGTTGTCCACGGTTCCATCCTATTGTGAAGATAAATTTGCCTCCCAAATCCATTGGGAAATTAGATGGCTATGGAATTGA